A genomic region of Bdellovibrionales bacterium contains the following coding sequences:
- a CDS encoding transposase family protein: MNPNWESTQNFILLPELKMLTHWQNHKFRTHYRCAKESKFEVCPKCAAKSNSVHDRRWVKIQDHPIRGSGIQLQVLKRRFRCPGCKRLFTEQSHLMASEKAIKPPNASNESASMNTAGGHAAKMERLSLPRADVRTRHSSICKKKYNPCRD, translated from the coding sequence ATGAATCCCAATTGGGAAAGTACCCAGAATTTTATCCTTTTGCCAGAACTGAAAATGTTAACTCACTGGCAGAATCACAAATTCAGGACTCATTATAGGTGTGCCAAGGAATCCAAGTTCGAAGTATGCCCTAAGTGCGCAGCGAAATCCAATTCCGTCCATGACCGCAGATGGGTCAAAATCCAAGATCATCCCATCCGCGGATCTGGAATCCAGCTGCAAGTACTCAAACGCCGATTTAGATGCCCCGGGTGCAAGAGGCTCTTCACAGAACAGAGCCACTTAATGGCGTCAGAAAAGGCTATAAAACCACCGAACGCCTCCAACGAATCGGCATCGATGAATACAGCTGGAGGACATGCCGCAAAAATGGAACGACTGAGTTTGCCTCGCGCAGACGTGAGAACGCGGCATAGCAGTATCTGCAAGAAAAAGTACAACCCGTGTAGGGATTAA